A window of Equus przewalskii isolate Varuska chromosome 6, EquPr2, whole genome shotgun sequence genomic DNA:
AGGGGCTGCCTTCTGGGTCCTGGGGTCAAGACCCATGGGGACGCACAGCCCACCCTAGTTGTCCTGCCTTCGTTCTCAATGGTTTGCACACGGGCCTCATTCATCGTTTTGAGGCGAGTGTTTCTGTCCCAATGCTTTATGCTAAGAATTCCCAAACACGGCAAGTTGAGTGTTGTTGGCCAGCTGCCATGTACCCTCCCCCCCAATTCTGCCACGTCCTTCTATCCGTCCGTCTGTCCACGGTCACTTCCCCGAGCACTTGAGCATGAGCAGCTTTGAGTGGGCTCAGTGTGCTCCGGGACCCGCATTACTCCTGAGGTTAGGCTGACGCTGCAGAGCTGGGTAGCGCAGGCCCCATCAGTCCAGAACCTTCCGTCCTGCCCCCGTGCCAGGGCAGCCACCGGCTGGGTCGTCTCATTTCATTTTACTGAGAGAGAATTCACGTACTATAACCCGCCCTCTAACACGTACCGTCCAGGGGCTTTCAGTATTCTGGAGTGGTGTAGACACTGCCCCACCTGTTCCGGAACGAGCCCGCCCCCCGACACGAGCCTCACGGGTTAGGGTGGCTAAGGCTGGTTCTAGGCCGGGGCTGCGGGAGAAGCCCCCACCGACCACTCTCTCTCCTCGCCCGGGCGAAGCTACAACATCACGACGGGCCTGTACCCGTTCGAAGGGGACAACATCTACAAGTTGTTTGAGAACATCGGGAAGGGGGACTACACCATCCCGGGCGACTGCGGCCCTCCGCTCTCGGACCTGCTGAGAGGTGAGGCCCTCAGACACGACCGCCATgccctgggggtggtggggggtggcTGCCAGTGAGTGATGGGCGTCCTGCGGTTTTTCTGCCAATCACTGGCCTCTCGAGAGCTGGGTCTCCTCAGTGCAGCCCCCGTCCCTCTGGTGTGTCCCTGCTctgcaggggtggggagcagcTGTGGAGGGCCAACCCCACGGGGCTGAGTCGGGAAAGGGCTCGCTGGCCCCCTTGGGCTCCAACGCTTACTTTGGACCTTTGTTCCACCTTGTCTGACCCCACTTCCCCTGGAGGGAAACAGCAGCCTGGACCCCAGCCCACCTGCTGGGTCAAGGTTTCCTGCTGCCATGGGTCTGGTCCCACAGGTCTCTTTCTGCTGCGTTTCCTGGGCTGTGCAGCAGGTGGCACTGTCTGTCCATGCCAATGGTCTTTCTAGGTGTGGCTAGTCCAGGCTTGGGGCCTGCCCAGGTGGGGCCCATCCCAGCTGGGGCCTGTCCAGATGCGCCCTGTCCAGGTGGGGCCTCTCCAGGTTTGCACCAGGCAGTGCTCAGCATCTGGGCTCATGTAACTGGCAGCTGAAGAAGTGGGTTCCTGGTCCCAAGTAGCTGCAGACACATCTCAGTTTCCTGATAACAAGTCAAGCTGGTCTCACGTTTGAGTTGAAATTCAAGTGAAATAAAGCTACAGTTGAGCTCATCTCCAGTGCTCGGCGGCCCGTGTGGCCCAGTCCACTGAGCGAgtacctccacctcctcctcgcCTGGGCCTGCGTTGGTAGCTGCCCCGGGACCCTCAAGACAGGTAGCCGGGCGCTGGGCAGGCAGCCTGGTTATTCTTGGAGCGTGGGAAGCAGCCCGGCCTGTTTCCCCGGGAGCTGCGGCCCAGCCAGCTCCCTCAGACCGGCCTTCTCCCTGTCCCGACTGGACAGGACCCTCGTGCTCGGGGGGGCTTGgagcctcccccgccccctgcccctgAGGGCTGTCCGTTCGCGGGTCTCGCTTTGCAGGGTGGTGACAGAGGCCGTGCTGGGCTCTTCGCCCCTCCAGGCCCTGGGTGGTTGGCGTTCTTCTAAGTGAAGCTGTCTTTACTCACGTCTGAGACGAGGGTCATCACAGCCCCTGCTGTCGTTGAGCCTTGAGTTGGCCCCACATGGGGCTGAGGGACGGCCAAGGGCGTCCCTGTATCTGTCCCCAGATACGGTGGGGCAAGTCCTCGCTTCCTCTCGACGTTTCCCTGAGGCCGAGCTGGCTGGTCTGGTGGTCTCGACTCCCCCGGGCAGCAGTGGGGTCTGCCTCAGGCCTCTGCGCAGCCAGTGCTGCGTGCAGGCTCTTCCTCGGCCAGGGTGGGTGGGCCGCCTCCCGAGCCGCCTTGGCATTGCCGGCCTGAGGACTTGGCACTCAGAGCCGggggcccctccccgcccctcgcCGCGAGGCCACGGCCCCGatctttcctcccctcctgcaCCCCTCAGACCTTCTGCCCTTTGAGCCCAGATCCCAAAATTGCTGCTGGCTTCCTGGGAACAAAGCCGCCTTCCCGCACGCAGTATTCAGCGCTCCAGGAGTTGCAGCGCCCTCTCCTCCGCGTGACGTGTGAGGCATGGCtggcagctgctctgcctgcccacagGAGGGGGTCGGAGCCGGGAGTGCGGGCTCCAGGGTGCCTCGCAGCCCTGCGTGTGGGCTTGCGCCTCAGGCCAGTGCCGCCCCAGCCAGCCTGGGGGGACTCGCCCCTCCGAGTGTCCTGGGGGACCTGCCCCGGTGCTGGGTGAGGACCCTTGCAGGAGTACCCGCAGCATCACCCTGGCAGCCTCTGATTCTCTCCTGCTGCCGTCTCGGGCCTCAGGGTCCTGGCCGGAATCACCAGGCGCCCGCAGAGGCCCCACGAGCTTCATCTCCCTGGGGCGTGTGCACAGTGTGGCGTCCTTGGGTGGGAATAGTCTGTCCTCCAGCGTCGTCCCAGGCTTTGTTGTGTCCCACCATGAGGCTGCATGCACCTTGGGGCCTGGACGGCCCCTCGAGTGGTGACAGAGCCGTGGGCCCATGTGCCCTGTGTTCACACACCCACAGGCTCAGCGTCTTTGCCCTCGCACCCCAGCACTCCGGCCAGCCTTTCTTGTagaggccaggccctgggtggCGGCCCCTCAGAGCACTCTGAGCTCGGGGTTCTGGTCATATGTACCGGTCCCTGCTCCCTGGGGTCCTCTGGGCACAGGCGGGCTGGGGCTGTCTGCCTGGTGCTGACCCGCCCCTCCCCGTGCCGGTCTCCCCATCAGGGATGCTGGAGTACGAGCCGGCCAAGAGGTTCTCCATACAGCAGATCCGGCAGCACAGGTGAGGGGTGCCCGTCCCAGCACAGGAGGGGCCGGTGCAGGGGCCAGCTCAGCGCTGGCCACACTCCCCTATGGGGGCCTGGACAGCCTGGCAGGCCGTGGCAGTGGGAGCGGGACGGTCTGGGGTGCAGGGCCTGTGCTGTCTCATCTCTgcgcctccctccctgcctgcgcCCGTTCCGCAGCAGGAAGATGGTTGGGCCCTGGGGTCCGCAGGCGCCCCAGTCCAGAGGACGGGGCCCAGGTAGGGGGCTGGGTGAGTCCCTGGCCGGCCTGACTTGCTGATTCTGCAGCTGGTTCCGGAAGAAGCACCCACCAGCTGAGGAGCCAGTGCCCATCCCGCCCAGCGCGGACTGCAAGGACCGCTGGCGCGGCATGACGGTGGTGCCGTACTTGGAGGACCTGCACGGCTGCGCTGCCGACGCGGACGAGGACCTCTTTGACGTCGAGGATGACATCATCTACACTCAGGACTTCACGGTGCCCGGTGAGTCAGCGGCTTTGCACCCCGGCCTCCATGTCCACCTGCGGTGGTGGCAAAGCCTACATCCCTGACGTCCCCGAGCCCTTAGGGCAGGTCCGTTCACACCAGTGTCAACCCCGGGCCCAACCCTGACAACAAGGGGCTGCCGAGGGGGCACGGTtggccaggggcagggctggcaccccctcccccacaggcGCAGGTGGGGACCTGGAGGGTGGAGGCCGCCCGGGGCTGGCCCTTGCGTCCTGGGGAGTGCGCCCATGTCCCACGCGTGGTGTGAGATGGGGGCGGCCCCCTGATGGCTCTGAGGGTCCGGTGGCCCTCGCGGTGGCGGCTGCCCGCCCTGACACCCTGGCCTTGCTTCCCCAGGTGGCGAGGAGGCGTCTGAGGCAGGGCTTAGAGAGGAGGCGGGCGCATGGAAGAGCCCGTGCTCAGAACTTTCTggagaggaggctgaggccaGGGGCGTGGAGGAGCTCGAGGCTGTAGTATAGCTCCCTGCCCGCTCTGCCTCGCCCTTGAGGCCCGCTGGCGCCTCCGcaggcctccccctgccccacgcCCTGCCCCGAGGCGTGGTGGTTCCtctgttctggggctggcccagcgtcATAAAGGTCTGCCCCGCGAGTGTGTGGTGACGCTTCCTCTGCTTCCCTGCTCGTGGCGGCTGCAGGCTCCTGCTGTGGGAAGGGGTGGTGTGTGGGCTGTCCCACGGGCAGTGGGCCCCTGAGCCACGACACTGGGCACACAGCTGTCTGTGGCAGATGCCAGCGTCTCCGCATCCCACTCTGTGGGGGCACGCTCAGGGTCTGTGGCTCAATCATAGTCGGCTGCAgggtcacctgggagctggtgTCCCGGGCCCAGAGTCACTATGGCCACAGTCCAGTCGTGGGTTCAAGGCCTCCTGGAGCCTCTGTCCCCTCCACAGAGCAGGAATGAGGCATCCTGTCTTTCAGAAGCACGGGGGCTCTGCCACAGGTGCTGGTGTGACTGTCGCTGGCAGGGGGGCTGCTGTCCTGGCAAGGCCAAGCGAGGACCCTACTGGGTCCCCAGGGCCTCGCCAGCCACCGATTGCACGCCGTCCCTGGCTCACGGGCGTCCCTCGGCCCGTGAGAGGCCAGGGCTGCCGTTGTTGTAGCCCCGTGATGGAGGGCTCACCTGAGAGGGCTCTCCGGGTCTGAGCCACATTTCCCAGCTGGGAACGTCCCCTGTGCCAGAAGTAGGACAGTCCCACTGCGAGGTCAGGCAGCCGTGTTTCTAACCTGCACGCAGGTCGGCCCGGGCCATGGTGGGGCCTGGACCTTCACTCTGGTCTCCGCTGTGTGGGCACGCAGAGGCTCTCAGCTGCTCGCCCCCACCGTCCCCACCAGGGTCCTGCCGCCACCCCCGAGAGCTGGGCCTGGGCCGGGGTGAGCGTGGTCGGTGGCCAACAGCCCCGAGCCTTGGGGGCGAGTGGGGCAGACCCGTGCCAATGGCTGCCCTCTCCTGCACTGTCTGCTGAGGGCAGCTGGGCCCCATGCCCTCCCGCTTCAGAGCAGGGCGCCGACCCGCCGCGCGTTCACTCCATTGGGAGCCCTGAGCAACGCTTCTTGTGTGCATGCGGGCAGGCTCGCGGCAAGTTCAAGAAGCTGCCGAGGCGGGCACTTGACACCCTGGGTGCAGCGAGGGTCTTGAGTCACAGAGATGGGCTGGAGGCGGTGGCCATGCTCCCTgcacccctccccgcccctcagAGGGGCCACAGAGCTTGGCAGGCGTGCAGTCTTGGCCCGAGGCCCTGAGATGCCAGTGAGCACAGGCAGCCGGCCCAGGACGGGGCACAGTGGGCCCCAGGCGCCGGTCTCTTCGTCCCTCGCCCGTGTGGGAGCCGAGCTGGGCTTTTCGGGAGACTCGAGTCTCAcaccctggccccagcccagccctgcctgcatCCCATGGGGCCCAATGAGGTCAGGCCTCTGCACAGGTGAGAAGCTGGGGCTCAGGGCGCCCCGGGACCCTGGTCCTTCACCGTGTGGTGGGCGGAGGGTGAGCAGGGCAGCCCAGGCCCCTGATGCAGACCCCAGCTCACCCTGACAGACAGGCAGCATGGGCTGGGCCCCCGCCCTGGCtggccagctctgcctctccctgtGAGGGCCCTGCAGACAGGCCCTGGGGGGGTGGACAGGTGGTGGCGGAGCCCCAGGAGCAGGGCGGCCTGGGGGCGTTGGGCTCAGGCCTGGGGTCAGCCCGCTTGCCCTCTCCCTCCTAGGACAGGTCCCAGAGGAGGAGACCGGTCAGAATGGACAGAGCCGGGGCCTGCCCAAGGCCCTGTGCATGAACGGCACGGAGTCGGCCCAGCTGAGCACCAAATCGAAGGCGGAGCGCCGCGCCAGTGCTGCCTCCAACCCTGCCCGCAAGGCTTGCTCTGCCAGCAGCAAGATCCGCCGGCTGTCGGCCTGCAAGCAGCAGTGAGTGCGGCTGTGCGCCCGCAGGTGAGATGCCGCGGGGCTGGTGGGAAGGGCTGCCCGCCACAGCCGGGTCTGTGCTCGCTGCCGCCGGGGTCTGGGTTAAGAGTGGAGGAGGTCACTTTCTGTAGGACACTGGCCACTCGGCCAGAGGGCGGGGCCCCTCACACCATCAGCCTGTCCTGCAGAACCGAGGGGCTCACCCTCCCCAGCTCAGGGCAGCTTCAGGGTGGGATGGTGCTGGACGGGGGTGGAGGCAGTGGTGATGGAAGCGGGAGGCGAGGAGGCCggaagggctgggctgggctggggggtgggggagggggggcggtgtcctcccacctctgcctgccGCTGTGCAGGAGAgggaattgggccccagagcgtcTGGAGGGCCTGAGGCTGCCGCCCTGCCCGCCGCATCCCCACGCCTGGAGCAGCCCCTAGGCGCCCGCCGCGCTGAGCTTGGAGGGAGGCCTCTGCTGGCCGCGGGAGGGAGACCGACAGGGTGGCCTTCCCTGGCCTCTCGGGATCCTCTACAGCCCTTCGTgactgggcctcagttccctgtGCGACTCGTGGGCCCCAGGGTGAGGCCTGCCACCCAGGGATGCAGAGCGCGTTGCCAGCGCAGGAGTGACCCCCTTTCTGTCCCCACCTGCAGCCTGTCTCCAGGAGCCCCAGCCAGGTGCCAAGGCCCAGGTCCTCCTCAGTCTTCCCGCCAGCTGCTGGCCCGCCGCCTAGGAAGGCCGTCATGCCCTCCCTGGGGACCACCTCGGGAATCCAGGGGTCCTGGAGGGCGGCGCTGGGGGACAGCAGGGACTGGGGTCTGGCCCTCCCTCGCAGCCAATGGACACGGCCCCCGTTGACTTTGCAATCCTGTGCTGAGCCCCTCCCCCGGCCGGGAGGAGGGTGAGGGCCCGGCGGGGGCCTGGAAGCCTCGCCACGCACTTTACGTCCAGACTACTGGTTCCCGCCGCCCCCCTTCTCCGAGGGGCCACGGAGTGCCTCGGGCCGAGTGATGTGTTCCGACGCACCCAGGCCCGCCGGAGCCAGGCAAAGAGCAGGCTTGTCCACCGGGATGCATGCCCAGCGCCCGGGGAGCCAGCGGCCACCTCGTTTTCGTTtggttcctttttccttttttttttcttttttaagaaaaaataaaacaggtggATTTGAGTTGTGGTTGTGAGGGGTATTTGGGAATCGCCGGGTGGCAGGGCGCGCCGTCAGGCGGGCGCTGAGTCTGCGCCTGGGGGACCCTGTGACCCACAGCCCGGCTGGCCGCGGCCTGCACGCTTGGCCGGTGGCGCGGTGGCAGCTGGGCCTCCGCCGCGGGGCTGCCTTTGGCCACGCCCGGCCTGCTGCCCTCTCGGGCGACCCGGCCCCCCAAAGCTCCGCCCCAGGGCCTGCCGGCAGGACCCCGGCCCTCTTCCCCCGAGGCTGCGCGCTCCCGGGTCCCCAGAGAAGAGCCGGAGCGAGCCAGCGTGCGCAGTGACATTTATAACCAACCAGAGAACGGGACACGACGGACGGACAGACGGCGCGGAGCTCGGGCGGGCGGGGCCGCCCCATCTTTTGGCAATAAATAAAGCTTGGGAAACTTGAACCGGCCGCTGGGTTGTGTGAGTCTCGGGGCCGGCGGCTCTTTGGACGGCGGCCCGCTCGCATGCGGAGGGCGGGCGCGGGGGCGCGGGcaggcggggcggcggcgggcaCGGTTATTGCTCGGAGGGGGCGCGGACTGCCGCGAGCACGCGCCGCGGTGAGGTAAACGGCTCCGGGGCTTTGGGGGGCTGGCAGCCACGGCCTCCAGCCAACCTCCCACCCGGCGGCCGGCGTGCTCCTCGCGGATGCTCAGCGCCCCGCGGGACTCCTCGTGGACTCCAGCGCGTGCAGACCACACGCACGTCGAG
This region includes:
- the STK11 gene encoding serine/threonine-protein kinase STK11 isoform X1, which gives rise to MDVADPQQLGMFTEGELMSVGMDTFIHRIDSTEVIYQPRRKRAKLIGKYLMGDLLGEGSYGKVKEVLDSETLCRRAVKILKKKKLRRIPNGEANVKKEIQLLRRLRHRNVIQLVDVLYNEEKQKMYMVMEYCVCGMQEMLDSVPERRFPTCQAHGYFCQLVDGLEYLHSQGIVHKDIKPGNLLLTTSGTLKISDLGVAEALHPFAEDDTCRTSQGSPAFQPPEIANGLDTFSGFKVDIWSAGVTLYNITTGLYPFEGDNIYKLFENIGKGDYTIPGDCGPPLSDLLRGMLEYEPAKRFSIQQIRQHSWFRKKHPPAEEPVPIPPSADCKDRWRGMTVVPYLEDLHGCAADADEDLFDVEDDIIYTQDFTVPGPRGGDRSEWTEPGPAQGPVHERHGVGPAEHQIEGGAPRQCCLQPCPQGLLCQQQDPPAVGLQAAVSAAVRPQPVSRSPSQVPRPRSSSVFPPAAGPPPRKAVMPSLGTTSGIQGSWRAALGDSRDWGLALPRSQWTRPPLTLQSCAEPLPRPGGG
- the STK11 gene encoding serine/threonine-protein kinase STK11 isoform X3, whose product is MYMVMEYCVCGMQEMLDSVPERRFPTCQAHGYFCQLVDGLEYLHSQGIVHKDIKPGNLLLTTSGTLKISDLGVAEALHPFAEDDTCRTSQGSPAFQPPEIANGLDTFSGFKVDIWSAGVTLYNITTGLYPFEGDNIYKLFENIGKGDYTIPGDCGPPLSDLLRGMLEYEPAKRFSIQQIRQHSWFRKKHPPAEEPVPIPPSADCKDRWRGMTVVPYLEDLHGCAADADEDLFDVEDDIIYTQDFTVPGPRGGDRSEWTEPGPAQGPVHERHGVGPAEHQIEGGAPRQCCLQPCPQGLLCQQQDPPAVGLQAAVSAAVRPQPVSRSPSQVPRPRSSSVFPPAAGPPPRKAVMPSLGTTSGIQGSWRAALGDSRDWGLALPRSQWTRPPLTLQSCAEPLPRPGGG